The following is a genomic window from Pseudomonas parafulva.
TCACTGGCGCTGTACAACGACAGCGACGACCTGCAGCGCTTCTTCGACGCCCTCGATCAAGGCCTGGAGTTGCTGCGATGAGTCTGCCGCAACAGGCCCATGAGGCACTCGAAACGTTCACCCGCTGCCAAGGCTGGGAGCAGCGTGCCAGGCTGCTGATGCAGTGGGGCGATCGGCTGCAACCCTTGGACGATGAGCACAAGGTCGAGGCCAACCGCGTGCATGGCTGCGAAAGCCGGGTGTGGCTGGTGGCCGAGCGCGTCGACGACCGCTGGCAATTCAAGGCCAGCAGCGACGCCCGCCTGTTGCGCGGCCTGCTGGCCTTGCTGCTGGCGCGCGTACAAGGCCTTGGCAGCCACGCGCTGGCCGACGTGGACCTGCGCGCGTGGTTCACCCAACTGGGCCTGGAACGCCAACTGTCGCCCTCGCGCAGCAACGGGCTGCATGCCGTGTTGCAGCGCATGGCCGAACTGAGCGCCCACGCCTGAGGCGCACTACGCGCAACGCAACGGTCAGTCGGGCTTGGTCCGCTCCGACGGCCGTCGAGCACCGGCCACCAGCTTTTCCACGGCCTTGCTGACCGCCACCATGGCGAAGGTCGCGGTCACCATCATCACCGCGCCGAAGCCGCCGGCACAGTTCAGGCGCACGCCGTCGCCGACGAAGCTCTTTTGCAGGCACACGCTGCCATCGCCCTTCGGGTAACGCAGTTGCTCGCTGGAGAACACGCAGGGCACGCCATAGTTGCGGCTGACATTGCGCGAAAAGTTGTAGTCGCGGCGCAGGGTGGAACGCACCCGCGAAGCCAGGGGGTCGTTGAAGGTCTTGTTGAGGTCGCCGATCTGGATCTGCGTCGGATCGATCTGCCCGCCTGCACCACCGGTGGTGACGATGGCAATCTTGCGCCGCCGGCACCAGGCGATCAGCGCCGCCTTGGCCTGCACGCTGTCGATGCAGTCGATCACGCAGTCCAGGTCTTCGGTGATGTGTTCGAGCAGGGTCTCTCGGGTGACGAAGTCTGCCACCGCATGCACCGTACAAGCCGGATCGATGGCGCGCAGACGCTCGGCCATGACCTCGACCTTCGGCCGCCCCACCTGGCCCTCCAGGGCATGGGCCTGACGGTTGGTGTTGCTGACGCAGACGTCGTCCAGGTCGAACAGGCTGATTTCGCCGACGCCACTGCGGGCCAGCGCCTCCGCCGCCCAGGAGCCGACGCCGCCAATGCCGACCACGGCCACGTGGGCCTGGCGCAGGCGCTGCAGCCCTTCGTCGCCATACAGCCGGGCGACGCCGGCGAAGCGTGGATCTTCTGTGCTCATGCTGCTACCCCGAAAAAACCGGGGCGCATTATAGGCCATGCGCGCCCGTCAGCCAGGTCTTGTCGACGCGATGCGTCCCCGGCAACCCGGCATTAGGAAAGAGCCTGTCAATCCTGCTTTAATGTCCAATCGTAAGTCGGCTGTGGCCGACTCGGGGCTGTTTCTGCACCGCCCACACCCGAACCTGGATTCGCCCTGGCTCTTGCCTGCACCTTGCCTGGAAGCTCACGCACTTATGTCATCACGCAAATTCGGTCTCAACCTGGTGATCGTCCTGGCCATCGCCGCGCTGTTCACCGGCTTCTGGGCGCTGATCAATCGCCCGGTATCGGCGCCGGCCTGGCCGGAACAGATCTCTGGTTTCTCCTATTCACCCTTCCGCCTCGGGGAGAGCCCGCAGAAGGGCCAATACCCCAGTGAAGACGAGATGCGCCAGGACCTGGAGCAACTGAGCAAGTTCACCGACAACATCCGTATCTATACCGTCGAGGGAACCCAGGCCGAGATTCCGCACCTGGCCGAAGAACTGGGCCTGCGCGTGACCCTGGGCATCTGGATCAGCACTGACCTGGAGCGCAACGAACGCGAGATCGAGAAAGCCATCGGCTTGGCCAACAGCTCGCGCAGCGTGGTGCGGGTGGTGGTAGGCAACGAAGCGCTGTTCCGCGAAGAGATCACCCCCGAGGCGCTGATCCAGTACCTGGACCGCGTGCGCGCGGCGGTGAAGGTGCCCGTGACGACCAGCGAACAGTGGCACATCTGGAAGGCGCACCCTGAGCTGGCCAAGCATGTCGACCTGATCGCCGCGCACATCCTGCCGTACTGGGAGTTCGTGCCGATGAGCGACTCGGTGCAGTTCGTCCTGGACCGCGCCCGCGACCTGCGTCATCAGTTCCCCCGCAAGCCCCTGCTGCTATCGGAAGTGGGCTGGCCGAGCAACGGCCGCATGCGTGGCGGCGCCGATGCCACCCAGGCGGATCAGGCCATCTACCTGCGAACCCTGGTCAACACCCTGAACCGCCGCGGCTTCAACTACTTCGTGATCGAAGCCTACGACCAGCCCTGGAAAGCCAGCGACGAAGGCTCGGTCGGCGCCTACTGGGGCGTGTTCAACGCCGAGCGCCAGCAGAAATTCAACTTCGAGGGGCCGGTGGTGGCCATCCCGCAATGGCGCGCCTTGGCGGTGGCCTCGGTGGTGCTGGCTATGATCGCCCTGGCCGTGCTGCTGATCGACGGCTCGGCGTTGCGTCAGCGCGGTCGCACGTTCCTCACCTTCATCACCTTCCTGTGCGGCTCGGTGCTGGTGTGGATCGCCTATGACTACAGCCAGCAATACAGCACCTGGTTCAGCCTGACGGTGGGCGTGTTACTGGCCCTGGGCGCCATCGGCGTGTTCATCGTGCTGCTCACCGAGGCCCATGAGCTGGCCGAAGCGGTCTGGACTCACAAACGACGAAGAGAATTCCTGCCAGTACAAGGCGACACCGCCTACCGCCCCAAGGTGTCGGTGCACGTGCCCTGCTACAACGAGCCACCGGAGATGGTCAAGCAGACCCTCGACGCCCTCGCCGCCCTCGACTACCCGGACTACGAAGTGCTGGTGATCGACAACAACACTAAGGACCCTGCGGTCTGGGAGCCGCTCAAGGCCCACTGCGAAAAGCTCGGCGAGCGCTTCCGCTTCTTCCACGTCGCGCCGCTGGCCGGCTTCAAGGGCGGTGCACTGAACTACCTGATCCCGCACACGGCCAAGGATGCCGAGGTGATCGCGGTGATCGACTCGGACTACTGCGTGGATCGCAACTGGCTCAAGCACATGGTGCCGCACTTCGCCGATCCGAAGATCGCCGTGGTGCAGTCCCCCCAGGACTACCGCGACCAGCACGAAAGCGCTTTCAAGAAGCTGTGCTACAGCGAATACAAGGGCTTCTTCCACATCGGCATGGTCACTCGCAACGACCGTGACGCGATCATCCAGCACGGCACCATGACCATGACCCGGCGTAGTGTGCTGGAGGAACTGGGCTGGGCCGAATGGTGCATCTGCGAAGACGCCGAACTCGGCCTGAGGGTGTTCGAGAAAGGCTTGTCGGCCGCCTATGCCCACAACAGCTACGGCAAGGGCTTGATGCCCGACACCTTCATCGATTTCAAGAAACAGCGCTTCCGCTGGGCCTATGGCGCCATCCAGATCATCAAGCATCATGCCGGCGCCCTGCTGCGCGGCAAGGGCAGCGAACTGACCCGTGGCCAGCGCTACCATTTCCTCGCCGGCTGGCTGCCCTGGGTGGCCGATGGCATGAACATCTTCTTCACCGTCGGGGCGCTGCTGTGGTCGGCGGCGATGATCATCGTGCCACACCGCGTCGATCCGCCGCTGATGATTTTCGCCATCCCGCCGCTGGCGCTGTTCTTCTTCAAGGTCGGCAAGATCATCTTCCTCTACCGCCGCGCGGTGGGGGTGGACCTGCGCGATGCCTTCGCCGCCGCCCTGGCGGGCCTGGCGCTGTCGCACACCATCGCCAAGGCGGTGCTCTATGGCTTCTTCACCAGCAGCATGCCGTTCTTCCGCACACCAAAGAATGCCGACAGCCATGGTCTGCTGGTGGCCATCTCCGAAGCCCGCGAAGAGCTGTTCATCATGCTCTTGCTGTGGAGTGCGGCGGCCGGCATCTGCCTGGTGCAAGGCCTGCCCAGCTCCGATATGCGCTTCTGGGTGGCGATGCTGCTGGTGCAGTCGCTGCCGTACCTGGCGGCCTTGATAATGGCCTTCCTGTCCTCGCTGCCCAAACCGGCGCACACCGCGGTCGAGCCGCAGCAGGCTTGAGGCCCTGTACAGCGCAGGGGTGCATCGCGTCCCCTGCGCCGGCCCGTTTGATATAAGATAACGCCCCCAGATTTTTCGCCTTGCCTTGCCCCCGGAGTTCTCCATGACGGCCCCAGCCGAGCTCTCGCCTACCCTTCAACTGGCCTGCGACCTGATCCGCCGCCCCTCGGTGACGCCGGTCGATGCCGACTGTCAGACCCAGATGATGAATCGCCTGGGCGCGGTCGGCTTCCAGCTCGAGCCGATGCGCATCGAAGATGTCGACAACTTCTGGGCCAGCCACGGCCAGCAGGACGGTCCGGTGCTGTGCTTCGCCGGTCACACCGACGTGGTGCCCACAGGTCCCGTGCAGCAATGGCAGCATGAGCCCTTCGACGCGCTGATCGATGCCGATGGCATGCTCTGCGGCCGCGGCGCCGCCGACATGAAGGGCAGCCTGGCCTCGATGGTGGTCGCCAGCGAACGCTTCGTGCGCGACTATCCCGATCACCGCGGCCAGGTCACGTTCCTGATCACCAGCGACGAAGAAGGGCCGGCGCATCATGGCACCAAGGCTGTGGTCGAGCGCCTCAAGGCACGCCAGCAGCGTTTGGACTGGTGCATCGTCGGCGAACCCTCGAGCACGTCCCTGCTCGGCGATGTGGTGAAGAACGGCCGGCGCGGCTCGCTCGGTGCCCACCTCACCGTGCGCGGCAAACAGGGCCACGTTGCCTATCCACACCTGGCGCGCAACCCGATCCACCTGGCGGCGCCCGCGCTGGCCGAGCTGGCGGCCGAGCATTGGGACCAGGGCAATGCCTTTTTCCCGCCGACCAGCTTCCAGATCTCCAACCTCAATGCCGGCACCGGCGCTACCAATGTCGTGCCGGGCGAACTGACCGCGCTGTTCAACTTCCGCTTCTCCACCGAGTCGACCGTAGAAGGCCTGCAGCAGCGCGTGGCGGCGATCCTCGACAAGCACCAGTTGGACTGGTCGATCGACTGGGCACTCTCGGGCCTGCCGTTTCTCACCGAGCCGGGCGAGTTGCTCGATGCGGTGTCGTCGAGCATCAAGGCCGTCACCGGCCGTGACACCCAGCCTTCGACCAGCGGCGGCACCTCCGATGGCCGTTTCATCGCCACCCTGGGCACCCAGGTGGTCGAGCTGGGGCCGGTCAACGCCACCATCCACCAAGTGGACGAGCGCATCCTGGCCAGTGACCTGGACCTGTTGACGGAAATCTACTACCAGACCCTGGTGCGGTTGCTCGCCTGATGCTGGCCTGCCCCCTCTGCCAGGCGCCACTGGCGCAGCTCGACAACGGCGTGGCCTGTGCGGCCGGCCACCGTTTCGACCGCGCTCGCCAGGGCTACCTGAACCTGCTGCCGGTGCAGCACAAGAACAGCCGTGACCCGGGCGACAACCAGGCCATGGTCCAGGCCCGCCGCGATTTCCTCGACGCCGGCCACTACGCGCCGGTGGCCGCGCGACTGGCGCAACTGGCTGCCGAACGCACACCCGGCGCGTGGCTCGACATCGGCTGTGGCGAAGGCTACTACACCGCACGAATCGCCGAGGCGCTCCCTGCCGCCGACGGCTACGCCCTGGACATTTCCCGGGAGGCGGTCAAGCGTGCGTGCCGGCGCGCCCCGCAGCTCACCTGGATGGTCGCCAGCATGGCCCGCGTGCCCATGGCCGATGCCAGCTGCGACTTCATCGCCAGCGTCTTCAGCCCCTTGGACTGGCGGGAAGCGAAACGCCTGCTGGCGCCGGGCGGCGGACTGATGCGCGTGGGGCCGACCAACGGCCACCTGATGGAACTGCGTCGCCTGCTCTACGATGAAGTGCGCCCTTACGCCGACGACAAGCACCTGGCTCTGGTGCCAGCAGGCATGCAGCACGCCCACGGCGAGGTCCTGGAATTCACCCTGACCTTGCCCGAAGCCCAGGCCCGTGCCGACCTGCTGGCCATGACCCCGCACGGCTGGCGCGCCAGCGCCGAAAAGCGCACTCGCGTGATCGAGCAGCCCGCGCCACTCGAGGTCACGGTATCCATGCGTTATGACTATTTTGTGCGCCAAGACTGAGCACACCAGGAGCCCTGAAATGCGCCAACCCGATATCGAAATCTACCTCAAGGACGCAGACGTCGATCACAAGCAGATTGCCGCCTGGCTGACCGAGGCCCTGGGCCCGTGCAGCGAGTGGAAGCAGAAAGGCCAGACCTTCAAGTGCATGGCCGGTAACATCCCGGTCACTTGGTTACCCAAGGCTGTAGGGAAATGGAACAGCCTCTACCTGGAAAGCGACCAGACCCCATGGGTCGATGACATCGCCTGCGCCCGCGCCGCCTTCGCCGCGCTCAACGTGGAAGTGCGCTGCGCGCCGGGCAGTTGGGCCGAAGAAGACGGCGAAGAAGACGCCGACCGCTGGATCCGCATCAGCACTGACGGCGAAGAAGAAATCACCTGGCGCACGTGAAAGCAGCGGCGAGCTTCAGGAAAGCAGCGGCGAGCTTCAAGCTTCAAGCGGCAAGACCGGTGAACTTAAGTCGGTATTGGCATAGCTTGCAGCTTGTCGCTCGCCACTCGTAGCTGGCTTAGAGGCCGACGACGTCCTCGGCCTGCAGGCCTTTCTGGCCCTGCACCAAGGAGTATTCCACCTGCTGTCCCTCGACCAGGGTGCGGTGACCCTCACCGCGGATGGCGCGGTAGTGGACGAAGACATCGGCTCCACCCTCGCGCTGAATGAAGCCAAAGCCCTTGGCATCGTTGAACCACTTCACGTTCCCAGTCTCACGAGACGACATCTGCAACACTCCGGATTTTTATTTTCAAGATCGCCGTGCAGACAGAGGATTTTCTTCCTCTGGCTACGCAGCTTGCGGAAATTTCCTGCAAGGTGCGGACCGAGTATCTGTCGGATATCAAAAATTTTTATGACATGGCTTCAAATGGCCGATTTTTGCTGAACTTATGCCGATACGGCAGCCTAACTTGCTGGTATATCTCCTGAAACATTTTCCCAGGGCAATCACCCCATGACCCGTTCTCCCCTGCGCCGCCTGATTTTCGGTGCCCTGCGTCGCGTCCTGTACCTGTGGGTGCGTTCCGAGACCATCAACCAGTCCTCGCTGACGCTCAACCTCGACCGCAGCCGACCGGTGTTCTACGCCCTGCCTTCTCCCTCGCTCACCGACCTGGCGGTGATCGACCGCGAGTGCACCAAGGCGGGGCTGCCCCGCCCGGTACTGCCCGTGGCCGTCGGCCCGCTGCACGAGCCTGCGGCGTTCTTCTACTTGACCCCCGACCCGGACTGGCTCGGTCGCCAGGACAAGCGCGGCGCACCGCCGACCTTGCAACGGCTGGTGACCACCCTCAGCGAACACGCCGAGGAAGATGCCCAGATCATCCCGGTCAGCGTGTTCTGGGGGCAGACGCCCGCCAGCGAGAACAGCCCGTGGAAACTGCTGTTCGCCGACAGTTGGGCGGTTACCGGGCGGTTGCGCCGGCTGCTGACCGTGCTCATCCTCGGACGCAAGACCCGCGTGCAGTTCTCCGCACCCATCCACCTGCGCGAACTGGTGCAGCACAACAAAGGCCATGAACGCACGGTGCGCATGGCCCAGCGCGTGATGCGGGTGCATTTTCGCAATCTGCGCACGGCGGTCATCGGCCCGGATATTTCCCACCGGCGCAATCTGGTCAAGGGCCTGGTCCACGACCCGCTGGTTCGCCAAGCCATCAGCGACGAGGCCGAGCG
Proteins encoded in this region:
- a CDS encoding putative RNA methyltransferase; this encodes MLACPLCQAPLAQLDNGVACAAGHRFDRARQGYLNLLPVQHKNSRDPGDNQAMVQARRDFLDAGHYAPVAARLAQLAAERTPGAWLDIGCGEGYYTARIAEALPAADGYALDISREAVKRACRRAPQLTWMVASMARVPMADASCDFIASVFSPLDWREAKRLLAPGGGLMRVGPTNGHLMELRRLLYDEVRPYADDKHLALVPAGMQHAHGEVLEFTLTLPEAQARADLLAMTPHGWRASAEKRTRVIEQPAPLEVTVSMRYDYFVRQD
- a CDS encoding cold-shock protein; amino-acid sequence: MSSRETGNVKWFNDAKGFGFIQREGGADVFVHYRAIRGEGHRTLVEGQQVEYSLVQGQKGLQAEDVVGL
- a CDS encoding SufE family protein — encoded protein: MSLPQQAHEALETFTRCQGWEQRARLLMQWGDRLQPLDDEHKVEANRVHGCESRVWLVAERVDDRWQFKASSDARLLRGLLALLLARVQGLGSHALADVDLRAWFTQLGLERQLSPSRSNGLHAVLQRMAELSAHA
- the dapE gene encoding succinyl-diaminopimelate desuccinylase; protein product: MTAPAELSPTLQLACDLIRRPSVTPVDADCQTQMMNRLGAVGFQLEPMRIEDVDNFWASHGQQDGPVLCFAGHTDVVPTGPVQQWQHEPFDALIDADGMLCGRGAADMKGSLASMVVASERFVRDYPDHRGQVTFLITSDEEGPAHHGTKAVVERLKARQQRLDWCIVGEPSSTSLLGDVVKNGRRGSLGAHLTVRGKQGHVAYPHLARNPIHLAAPALAELAAEHWDQGNAFFPPTSFQISNLNAGTGATNVVPGELTALFNFRFSTESTVEGLQQRVAAILDKHQLDWSIDWALSGLPFLTEPGELLDAVSSSIKAVTGRDTQPSTSGGTSDGRFIATLGTQVVELGPVNATIHQVDERILASDLDLLTEIYYQTLVRLLA
- a CDS encoding glycosyltransferase → MSSRKFGLNLVIVLAIAALFTGFWALINRPVSAPAWPEQISGFSYSPFRLGESPQKGQYPSEDEMRQDLEQLSKFTDNIRIYTVEGTQAEIPHLAEELGLRVTLGIWISTDLERNEREIEKAIGLANSSRSVVRVVVGNEALFREEITPEALIQYLDRVRAAVKVPVTTSEQWHIWKAHPELAKHVDLIAAHILPYWEFVPMSDSVQFVLDRARDLRHQFPRKPLLLSEVGWPSNGRMRGGADATQADQAIYLRTLVNTLNRRGFNYFVIEAYDQPWKASDEGSVGAYWGVFNAERQQKFNFEGPVVAIPQWRALAVASVVLAMIALAVLLIDGSALRQRGRTFLTFITFLCGSVLVWIAYDYSQQYSTWFSLTVGVLLALGAIGVFIVLLTEAHELAEAVWTHKRRREFLPVQGDTAYRPKVSVHVPCYNEPPEMVKQTLDALAALDYPDYEVLVIDNNTKDPAVWEPLKAHCEKLGERFRFFHVAPLAGFKGGALNYLIPHTAKDAEVIAVIDSDYCVDRNWLKHMVPHFADPKIAVVQSPQDYRDQHESAFKKLCYSEYKGFFHIGMVTRNDRDAIIQHGTMTMTRRSVLEELGWAEWCICEDAELGLRVFEKGLSAAYAHNSYGKGLMPDTFIDFKKQRFRWAYGAIQIIKHHAGALLRGKGSELTRGQRYHFLAGWLPWVADGMNIFFTVGALLWSAAMIIVPHRVDPPLMIFAIPPLALFFFKVGKIIFLYRRAVGVDLRDAFAAALAGLALSHTIAKAVLYGFFTSSMPFFRTPKNADSHGLLVAISEAREELFIMLLLWSAAAGICLVQGLPSSDMRFWVAMLLVQSLPYLAALIMAFLSSLPKPAHTAVEPQQA
- the tcdA gene encoding tRNA cyclic N6-threonylcarbamoyladenosine(37) synthase TcdA, with protein sequence MSTEDPRFAGVARLYGDEGLQRLRQAHVAVVGIGGVGSWAAEALARSGVGEISLFDLDDVCVSNTNRQAHALEGQVGRPKVEVMAERLRAIDPACTVHAVADFVTRETLLEHITEDLDCVIDCIDSVQAKAALIAWCRRRKIAIVTTGGAGGQIDPTQIQIGDLNKTFNDPLASRVRSTLRRDYNFSRNVSRNYGVPCVFSSEQLRYPKGDGSVCLQKSFVGDGVRLNCAGGFGAVMMVTATFAMVAVSKAVEKLVAGARRPSERTKPD